The following is a genomic window from Sphingomonas sinipercae.
ACCGCGCCAGATTGTCGACATGGCCGTCAGTGTGGTCGTTCAGCAGCCCCGCCCCGAGCCAGATCACGCGATCGAAGCCAAGGTCCTCGCGCAGCCGCTGTTCAACCTCGTCGCGCGTCAGCGTGTTGCGGTTGGGGTTCAGCAGGCATTGCTCGGTGGTGATGACGTTGCCCGCCCCGTCATGATCGATCGCCCCGCCTTCGAGGATCCAGCCGGCTTTTGAAAACGGCAGCGATTCGCTCGCCGCAAGCCGCTCCCCGATGCTGTCGTCGCCGGGCAGGTCGTACTTGCCGCCCCAGCCGTTGAAGCGGAAACCTGCCGCTCGGCGGGCATCGCCCGTGCCGCGGACGATCGGCCCGGTGTCGCGCAGCCAGATGTCGCCGAACGGTTCGACGACAACGGTGGCGAAGGGGGCAAGCGCGCGCGCGGCAACCGCCGCATCCTCATGCGCGCAGACCAGCCGAACCTCTTCGCCTTCACCGTCGGCGTGGACGGCGGCGGCGAAGGCGGCGACCTCGCGCTCAGCGCTTTTCAGGTCGGCAAGCCACAGTTCGGGATCGCTCGGGAAGCCGATCCACACGGCTTCATGTTCGGCCCATTCGGGAAGAGGGGGGGAAGACATGCCCGCCCGACTAAAGGAGTGGGGGGTGCAAGCAAAGTGCCCCTTCGTTCGTCGATGGGGCATTTCGCCAGGCCGTCCAGCTGCTAGGGTGGGTCGATCATCAGCATGCGGGGCGACCATGTTTCGAGCGTTCAAATATCTGGCTGCGGCATCGGCGCTGGCCCTGGCCGCGACGGCCGAAGCGCGGGTCGACTATGCGATCGACCTGACCGCGCCGGAACATCACACCGGCAAGGTCAGCATCGACTTTCCGGCCACGGCCGGCGCCTCCCTCGACATCAGGATGCCGGCTTGGCGAACCGGTCGCTACAACATTCTCAACCTTGCCAACGGGGTCCGCGGTTTCAGCGCCAGCGACCGCGCCGGGCGTCCGCTGCGCTGGAAAAAAATCGACAAATCGACGTGGCGGATTCACCGCGCGCCGGGGACGCCGGTCCGCGTCGGCTACGAAATCTATGGCAACGAACTGGGCCTTCGCACGCGTCATATCGATGACAGCCATGCCTACCTGAACCCATCGGCGATCTTCATGTACGCGGACTCGCTTCGAAGCGACGATACGACGGTGTCGCTGCGGGTGCCGTCGGGCTGGACCAGCGTGTCCGGGATGCAATCGCCAGCGCCGCATCGCTTCATCGCCGCCAATTGGGACGTGCTGACCGACTCCC
Proteins encoded in this region:
- a CDS encoding agmatine deiminase family protein, which encodes MSSPPLPEWAEHEAVWIGFPSDPELWLADLKSAEREVAAFAAAVHADGEGEEVRLVCAHEDAAVAARALAPFATVVVEPFGDIWLRDTGPIVRGTGDARRAAGFRFNGWGGKYDLPGDDSIGERLAASESLPFSKAGWILEGGAIDHDGAGNVITTEQCLLNPNRNTLTRDEVEQRLREDLGFDRVIWLGAGLLNDHTDGHVDNLARFVAPGRIAIPTAAEADPNAQVYADAARRLADAGLDVTTLPSPGRIENDEGDVIPASYMNFYIGNAAVVVPQYGAANDQAAVAAIQALFPDRVAIGLRADHVLTGGGSFHCISQQVPA